Proteins co-encoded in one Brassica rapa cultivar Chiifu-401-42 chromosome A02, CAAS_Brap_v3.01, whole genome shotgun sequence genomic window:
- the LOC117132009 gene encoding uncharacterized protein LOC117132009, translating to MRQLHAVYGEWLLKDGCWNFVVDHFKGARMLFLNESSTHADLVAMAQEDYNLDMNTESVELTYSLQQMAPDLPPIHVTSDRQVRNLLEITKTHEVRLCVSSFSKMRTVSEERDEDHGDEAEEGHEAEEGDEAEDHDGEEDADIPVVADAEDYSEYGKVKDEDEEEDDEICFDDYKGAYGCEGEGSSADRIYVNQSFASKDALLSELRLTAVRRRFSFRIFKSTKTLFVATCRVSGCQWKVRASVKHGTKTFWVTKYLATHTCSIPDRIAQRKRCTPKYIGRLFIDRVGIIDGLNPQHIKDAMKNMFGMTLDYTTSYRALLYAQEMVRGSAEDGYERLPSYLEQIKAANPGSITAIELDSLNRFKYLFLAFGASIRGFKYQRRVIVVDGTHLSGKYGGTMLVAAAQDGNFQIYPLAFGIVDGENDESWEWFFTKLASCVSDEYPLVIVSDRHASIINACEKVFPWATRGICYYHLQENIVKKYKGKHLLYLVKGAAYAHTLYDFDRYMDEIRSANPDLAEYLEEADVTLWSRVHCQGDRYNLKTSNIAESINSALKRARGFPIQFLLEFIREKLGRWYWKRRGDALSLTTQHSRGVEHLLAVREENAYTLRVQQIDGWKFFVKGGNRDCNVDLELQKCDCGVYQVEKIPCSHAIAAGTAAGVHISTLVWPVYSKDTLFAGYSENIYPCVGQLVEARTCFPPEVKRGPGRQKKSRWQSWLELSRMRGRKPRKQHRVYRCSVCKETGHKRPQCKN from the exons ATGCGTCAGTTACATGCAGTGTATGGAGAATGGTTGTTGAAAGATGGATGTTGGAATTTTGTGGTTGATCATTTCAAAGGAGCGAGAatgttatttttgaatgaaagttcgACACATGCTGATCTTGTTGCAATGGCTCAAGAAGATTATAACCTGGACATGAACACAGAGTCTGTGGAGCTAACCTACTCATTACAACAGATGGCTCCAGACCTTCCTCCTATTCATGTTACAAGTGATAGACAAGTTCGGAACTTGCTCGAGATAACTAAAACGCATGAAGTACGTCTTTGTGTATCAAGCTTTAGCAAGATGAGAACGGTTTCAGAGGAAAGGGATGAAGATCAt ggggatgaagctgaggaggggcATGAAGCTGaagagggggatgaagctgaggatcATGATGGGGAGGAGGATGCTGACATCCCTGTTGTTGCTGATGCTGAGGATTATAGTGAGTATGGAAAGGTTaaagatgaggatgaggaagaagatgatgaaatctGTTTTGATGATTACAAAGGGGCATATGGTTGTGAAGGAGAAGGATCATCTGCAGACAGAATCTATGTCAACCAGAGTTTTGCTAGTAAGGATGCACTGCTTTCAGAGTTGCGGTTGACAGCGGTGAGGCGTAGGTTCTCCTTCAGAATATTCAAGTCAACGAAAACTCTGTTTGTGGCAACATGTCGTGTTAGTGGTTGTCAATGGAAGGTCCGAGCAAGTGTGAAACATGGGACTAAAACGTTTTGGGTAACCAAGTATTTGGCAACTCATACATGTTCCATCCCAGACAGAATCGCTCAGCGGAAACGTTGTACTCCGAAGTACATTGGTCGACTTTTCATAGATCGAGTTGGAATCATTGATGGGTTGAATCCGCAGCATATCAAAGATGCAATGAAGAACATGTTTGGCATGACACTTGATTACACCACTTCATACAGAGCATTGTTATATGCGCAAGAAATGGTGAGAGGATCAGCGGAAGACGGGTATGAGCGACTGCCTTCATATTTGGAGCAAATCAAGGCAGCAAATCCGGGTTCTATCACAGCTATAGAACTTGATTCTCTGAATAGATTTAAGTATCTATTTCTTGCTTTTGGAGCTTCAATCAGAGGATTTAAGTATCAGAGAAGGGTCATTGTGGTAGATGGGACTCACCTAAGTGGGAAGTATGGGGGTACTATGTTGGTTGCAGCCGCACAAGACGGTAATTTTCAGATATATCCATTGGCTTTTGGGATCGTAGATGGTGAGAATGATGAATCTTGGGAATGGTTTTTCACAAAATTGGCGAGCTGTGTATCTGATGAGTATCCTCTGGTGATAGTCTCCGACAGGCACGCCTCCATTATAAATGCGTGTGAAAAGGTGTTTCCTTGGGCAACCCGAGGAATATGTTATTATCACCTTCAAGAGAATATTGTCAAAAAGTATAAAGGGAAGCATCTCTTGTACTTGGTGAAAGGTGCTGCTTATGCTCATACACTTTACGATTTTGATCGGTACATGGATGAGATACGGAGTGCAAATCCGGATCTTGCTGAGTATCTGGAGGAAGCCGATGTGACCCTATGGTCTAGGGTTCATTGTCAGGGAGACAGGTACAACTTAAAAACGAGCAATATCGCTGAATCAATTAACTCCGCACTGAAGCGAGCAAGAGGATTTCCTATTCAGTTCCTGCTGGAGTTCATAAGGGAGAAGCTAGGAAGGTGGTACTGGAAAAGGAGAGGAGATGCTTTGAGTCTTACAACTCAACATAGTCGGGGTGTTGAACACTTGCTTGCTGTCCGAGAGGAGAACGCGTATACTCTGAGAGTCCAACAAATTGATGGATGGAAGTTCTTTGTGAAAGGTGGCAATAGGGACTGTAATGTTGATCTGGAACTTCAAAAGTGTGATTGTGGTGTCTATCAAGTCGAGAAAATACCTTGCTCTCATGCTATAGCAGCTGGAACAGCAGCTGGTGTGCATATCTCCACACTTGTGTGGCCGGTCTACTCAAAGGATACTTTGTTTGCAGGATACTCAGAGAATATATATCCTTGTGTTGGACAACTTGTTGAGGCACGCACATGCTTTCCTCCGGAAGTAAAGCGTGGTCCGGGGAGACAGAAGAAATCAAGATGGCAATCTTGGTTGGAGCTATCCAGGATGAGAGGACGCAAACCCCGGAAGCAACACAGGGTTTATAGGTGCTCAGTCTGCAAAGAAACTGGCCATAAGCGTCCACAATGTAAGAACTGA
- the LOC117132010 gene encoding uncharacterized protein LOC117132010: MDLPEFPPRMFTLGEEPDAIRSISYHSDDTKLFKALCDCLTADEYEDLKASKLGVFIKFKELDFGWTSRLVHFMLSFQLDIKKKFELWSLVVSQPVRFSLIEFEYLTGLNCDYIKDLENPRCEVTTEMAAFWEKMGVDIDTGPSIDQITEAFYNCDEWSRDDRMRLGYLAIYAGYIEGKKFSSATSASLARLVMDLEKFENYPWGRVAFKVLMDSLKAKDLTQTGYTVDGFIQVLQVWAYYALPELGANYGSPVPNRPSPLLLAYKGGKRQRKFFKAAINKQTIVKNFVQKDFDEMFPKWDGDVDDPAADNIIKVMFNDPGWEWTMECWPVTGTRKVVKMEVIPVKNEVSPVKSESVVKEESSRPRKKARKGSSVSAEKPAAGSEGQQIEKTLKDISDAINLGFGTCLKELKLLADRIEAVEKKVGITNRGGSSDDRQLTTTSNPPKPVDEPGVSTKTSPKIAEKRVTRQCVRKSQDSESVNGAKAGQKEAKEPSLTTEPSSSRELCLVSPADDLPSEDPSLLILDKQVSTASDLLVEEARRQTKKETALVNLRKKSVRERKLAPTQQTPFKGNSTAKQIIPNKQVGGGYDPFAPIDKMKSKELTAWVQKDPVLFYMQQMDAFINILRQRYQNHPKHFRSDRMCFLDHVFSRQWRASYPDFKSDAPDANGLGRRLPGGAWNYHAGLIPSFCQSKKVWGVDVDDIYAPVNFKNEHWIAIWISIPKRHIVVWDSIVSHIRPAELDEVMEPFVTMVPYLLVECALSDEQKVQYTLEPYTYARQTVGVPQCRAGDCGVFTLKYIECHALGIEFPTAFDKKHGKTIREKMALDIFRELPKCHEWENQDNDENLATYD; this comes from the exons ATGGATTTACCAGAATTCCCGCCGAGGATGTTTACATTAGGAGAAGAGCCTGATGCAATCAGGAGCATTTCGTATCATTCTGATGACACGAAGTTGTTTAAAGCTCTATGTGATTGTCTCACAGCTGACGAATATGAGGATCTGAAGGCGTCGAAGTTAGGAGTGTTCATCAAATTCAAGGAGCTTGACTTTGGTTGGACTTCAAGGCTGGTACATTTTATGCTCTCTTTCCAGCTAGACATCAAGAAGAAGTTTGAGCTCTGGAGTCTTGTCGTTTCACAACCTGTGAGGTTTTCACTGATAGAGTTTGAATACCTCACTGGGCTGAACTGCGATTACATCAAGGACCTGGAAAATCCAAGGTGTGAGGTTACGACGGAGATGGCTGCTTTCTGGGAGAAGATGGGTGTTGATATCGATACTGGGCCAAGTATTGATCAGATAACAGAAGCATTTTACAACTGCGACGAGTGGTCTCGGGATGATCGCATGCGGCTGGGATACCTTGCCATCTACGCAGGGTACATCGAAGGGAAAAAGTTCTCATCCGCTACATCAGCTAGTCTTGCAAGGCTAGTGATGGATTTAGAAAAATTTGAGAATTATCCATGGGGGAGAGTGGCGTTTAAGGTGCTGATGGATTCTCTGAAGGCAAAAGACTTGACGCAAACTGGTTACACTGTTGATGGGTTCATACAAGTGCTCCAAGTGTGGGCGTACTATGCTCTGCCAGAATTGGGTGCTAATTATGGGTCTCCCGTACCAAACAGACCGTCTCCACTGTTGCTGGCTTACAAGGGTGGCAAAAGACAACGCAAATTTTTTAAGGCTGCTATCAATAAACAG ACTATCGTGAAGAACTTCGTTCAGAAGGATTTTGATGAAATGTTTCCAAAATGGGACGGAGACGTAGATGACCCTGCCGCGGATAACATAATTAAAGTCATGTTTAATGATCCTGGATGGGAGTGGACCATGGAATGCTGGCCAGTCACCGGTACTCGCAAGGTTGTGAAGATGGAAGTGATTCCAGTGAAGAATGAAGTGAGTCCCGTGAAGTCAGAGAGTGTTGTGAAGGAAGAAAGTAgcagacctcggaagaaagctcGTAAAGGGTCTTCTGTTTCTGCTGAGAAACCTGCGGCGGGTAGTGAAGGTCAGCAGATTGAAAAGACCTTGAAGGACATATCTGATGCCATTAATCTTGGCTTTGGGACGTGTCTTAAGGAGCTCAAGTTACTGGCGGATAGGATTGAAGCTGTGGAGAAGAAGGTGGGAATCACCAACAGAGGGGGTTCATCTGATGATCGTCAACTTACAACCACTTCAAATCCACCAAAACCTGTTGACGAACCCGGGGTTAGTACCAAAACCTCTCCCAAAATTGCAGAGAAGAGAGTCACTAGGCAATGTGTTAGGAAGAGTCAGGAC AGTGAAAGTGTGAATGGGGCGAAAGCAGGACAGAAGGAAGCCAAAGAACCGAGTCTTACTACAGAACCGAGTTCCTCGAGAGAGCTCTGTCTTGTGAGTCCTGCAGACGACTTACCGAGTGAAGATCCTAGCCTTCTTATATTGGACAAACAAGTTTCGACCGCTTCAGATTTACTCGTTGAAGAAGCTAGAAGGCAGACAAAGAAGGAGACTGCTTTGGTGAATCTCCGTAAAAAAAGTGTGCGAGAAAGGAAGCTTGCTCCCACACAGCAAACTCCTTTTAAGGGAAACAGCACTGCCAAACAGATCATTCCAAACAAACAGGTTGGCGGAGGCTATGATCCTTTTGCACCCATTGACAAGATGAAGTCGAAGGAGCTCACTGCATGGGTGCAAAAAGATCC tgtattgttttatatgcagCAAATGGATGCTTTTATTAATATACTGAGGCAACGGTACCAAAACCATCCAAAACATTTCAGGAGCGACAGAATGTGCTTTCTTGATCATGTCTTTTCTCGGCAGTGGAGGGCCTCCTACCCTGATTTTAAGAGCGACGCTCCTGATGCCAACGGTTTAGGAAGAAGACTCCCTGGTGGGGCGTGGAATTATCATGCAGGCTTGATACCTTCTTTTTGCCAATCTAAGAAGGTTTGGGGGGTGGATGTGGATGATATCTATGCACCTGTGAACTTCAAGAACGAGCATTGGATTGCTATATGGATATCGATCCCTAAGAGGCACATCGTCGTCTGGGACAGCATTGTCTCTCATATTAGGCCTGCAGAACTCGATGAGGTAATGGAGCCTTTTGTCACAATGGTCCCTTATCTGCTTGTTGAGTGCGCGCTCTCTGACGAACAAAAGGTTCAATACACATTGGAGCCATACACATATGCGAGACAAACCGTTGGAGTACCTCAGTGCCGAGCTGGTGATTGTGGGGTTTTCACTCTGAAGTACATCGAATGTCATGCTCTTGGGATAGAATTTCCCACCGCGTTTGACAAAAAACACGGGAAGACCATCAGGGAGAAGATGGCGCTGGATATATTTCGAGAGCTTCCTAAGTGCCATGAATGGGAAAACCAAGACAATGATGAGAACCTGGCAACGTATGATTAG
- the LOC103854401 gene encoding uncharacterized protein LOC103854401, whose product MSDLLAETLTRSDSVAKKRVRHELDELVLDSPGVKRFRDDLFDDSGHDSEIQDLDSLMKSFEDELSSTTTGQGSGDTLADLGYLFEASDDELGLPPPPSPPSTLLPPSSEETEKTATELVRALSEVDVACYEYSDVCLDSGDMFSWRPETLPAE is encoded by the coding sequence ATGAGCGATTTATTAGCTGAGACACTAACACGGAGTGACTCGGTTGCTAAGAAGCGAGTCAGACACGAGTTGGACGAGCTAGTTCTCGACTCGCCTGGCGTGAAGCGGTTCAGAGACGATTTATTCGATGACTCGGGTCATGACTCAGAGATTCAAGATCTTGACTCGTTGATGAAAAGCTTCGAGGATGAGTTGTCGTCGACCACGACGGGGCAAGGCTCCGGCGACACTCTGGCGGATCTTGGTTACCTTTTTGAAGCTTCCGACGACGAGCTAGGTTTGCCTCCGCCACCATCCCCACCGTCGACGCTTCTTCCTCCGTCGTCTGAAGAAACGGAGAAGACGGCGACGGAGTTGGTACGCGCGTTGTCGGAAGTCGACGTAGCATGTTACGAATATTCCGATGTTTGTTTAGATTCCGGTGACATGTTTTCATGGCGGCCGGAAACTTTACCGGCGGAGTAA